In candidate division KSB1 bacterium, the following are encoded in one genomic region:
- a CDS encoding M1 family metallopeptidase, with the protein MMKPKTRISFPAVMILLLLQPAFSEPSSNCNKVVHYRIEVALDEKSGTLDGKERIIWRNSGAATDEVQLHFYMNAFKNNQSTFLRETFQRTPKGVKALSRFKGGWGYCEPKTIFVEAPGIFPKTELTSALQFIAPDDGNTDDETVGRLLLPRAVPSGAELVLEIEFVTQLPRRAPRTGRNGDYFFAGQWFPKIGVRQGDRWNCHQYHASTEYFADYGDYEVAVTVPKSYQIGASGVQVEERAAGAGRKTVVFRGECIHDFAWTASPRYRTAERTFEYPELPPVTMRLLYQPEHRKYVDRYFDATANTLKHLGLWYLPYPYPQITIVDAAFRSNVAGMEYPTLFTTGADWLEASGSFEPIGLTIHECTHQWFYGLLGSDETESAWLDEGFTVYAAGRCFLAAYGQKRYSKTYLNREGFGIPWTFSEVLVDPREETLQLHRERGHRDKMSTPSYQLIDRAAYRNNAYEKPSLMLWTLEGLLGEDVFQRALRDYVREMQFRHPTSQDFIAAVQRHTTQDMSAFFEQLLDGYGVVDYAVVEINAQKLPGAEGFFGRGGERRHEKRPATGEWLSLVHVERKGEITLPVEMVVTFENGETVREKWDGKQNYRIFRYVTKSPIEQAQIDPERKIWLDVDPANNGRYRKSDPFPSLRWTLQWLFWLQHLMETAAVIS; encoded by the coding sequence ATGATGAAGCCGAAAACTCGGATCAGCTTTCCGGCCGTTATGATTCTACTGCTCCTGCAGCCTGCCTTTTCCGAGCCCTCATCGAACTGTAACAAAGTCGTGCATTACCGCATCGAGGTCGCTTTGGATGAAAAAAGCGGGACCCTCGACGGAAAGGAGCGCATCATTTGGCGAAACTCCGGCGCGGCAACCGATGAGGTGCAGCTGCATTTTTATATGAACGCTTTCAAGAACAATCAATCCACTTTTCTGCGCGAAACATTTCAACGTACGCCCAAAGGGGTAAAGGCTTTGTCCCGCTTTAAAGGCGGATGGGGTTATTGCGAGCCCAAGACGATTTTTGTCGAAGCTCCCGGAATTTTCCCAAAAACCGAACTTACTTCGGCTCTACAGTTCATCGCGCCGGACGACGGCAATACCGATGATGAAACGGTAGGAAGGCTGCTGCTGCCGAGAGCTGTTCCCTCAGGCGCAGAGCTCGTGCTGGAAATTGAATTCGTTACCCAATTGCCGCGTCGGGCGCCCCGCACAGGCCGAAACGGCGATTATTTCTTTGCCGGACAGTGGTTTCCGAAAATCGGCGTACGACAGGGGGATCGGTGGAATTGTCATCAGTACCACGCTTCTACGGAATATTTCGCCGATTACGGAGACTATGAGGTCGCCGTGACGGTTCCGAAAAGCTATCAGATCGGCGCTTCGGGAGTACAAGTCGAGGAGCGTGCGGCCGGTGCGGGACGAAAAACCGTTGTTTTTCGCGGCGAGTGCATTCACGACTTTGCCTGGACCGCTTCACCGCGCTACCGTACGGCTGAACGCACTTTTGAGTATCCGGAGCTGCCGCCCGTCACTATGCGGCTCCTCTATCAGCCGGAACATCGAAAATATGTCGATCGCTATTTCGATGCGACCGCCAATACACTCAAGCATCTCGGTCTCTGGTATCTGCCCTATCCGTATCCGCAGATCACCATCGTCGATGCGGCTTTTCGTTCCAACGTCGCCGGTATGGAGTATCCGACGCTATTCACCACCGGCGCCGATTGGCTGGAGGCTTCCGGCAGCTTTGAACCCATCGGACTGACGATCCACGAATGCACGCATCAATGGTTCTACGGTCTGCTCGGCAGCGATGAGACAGAATCCGCTTGGCTGGACGAAGGGTTTACGGTTTACGCTGCCGGCCGCTGCTTTCTTGCCGCATATGGACAAAAACGCTATTCCAAAACTTACCTGAATCGCGAGGGTTTCGGCATTCCATGGACCTTTTCGGAGGTGCTCGTGGACCCTCGCGAAGAAACGCTGCAGCTGCATCGCGAGCGCGGTCATCGCGACAAGATGAGCACGCCGTCCTATCAATTGATCGACCGCGCCGCTTATCGTAACAATGCCTATGAAAAGCCTTCGCTCATGTTGTGGACTCTGGAAGGTCTTTTGGGCGAGGATGTCTTTCAACGCGCCCTGCGCGATTATGTGCGTGAGATGCAGTTTCGCCATCCGACGAGCCAAGATTTTATAGCTGCCGTGCAGCGCCACACGACGCAGGACATGTCGGCATTCTTTGAGCAACTGCTCGACGGCTACGGCGTCGTCGATTATGCCGTCGTAGAAATCAACGCGCAAAAGCTGCCCGGAGCCGAAGGCTTTTTCGGCAGAGGCGGGGAGAGGCGTCATGAAAAGCGGCCGGCAACAGGAGAGTGGCTTTCTCTGGTGCATGTCGAGCGCAAGGGGGAGATAACCCTACCGGTCGAGATGGTCGTGACTTTTGAAAACGGCGAAACGGTACGCGAAAAATGGGACGGAAAGCAGAACTATCGAATTTTTCGCTATGTGACCAAATCGCCCATCGAGCAGGCACAAATTGATCCCGAGCGCAAGATCTGGCTCGATGTCGATCCTGCAAACAACGGACGCTACCGTAAATCGGATCCGTTTCCATCCTTACGCTGGACGTTGCAATGGCTCTTTTGGCTGCAGCATTTGATGGAAACGGCAGCCGTTATTTCCTAA
- a CDS encoding SPOR domain-containing protein — protein MIRLFGIRTVCLLLLLAVIGRSGDRLSAALDSLYAAQDWEALQRTLLQYRALYPHDANLDFFRAVLTADADSARTLYLKFLEADPQSPYADQALLRLGQYYFAVRDYSTARSYFARLFRNFIASPLRDDAQFLYCQCVLAEDKVDSARAFLNAFVRRVSESPFVDQAVWDLEQIGAAAAPPKAAYYAVQAAAFRDEAAAQEAAQKIRRLFPLVEVKFDSQSGNLWYILIGKFSDRQRAERYADLYLRPTLKNVRIVAVEN, from the coding sequence ATGATCCGCCTCTTCGGCATCCGCACGGTATGCCTCCTACTGTTGCTTGCCGTCATCGGCCGAAGCGGCGATCGACTCTCCGCCGCCCTGGACTCCCTCTATGCGGCACAGGACTGGGAGGCGCTGCAACGGACCCTTCTCCAATATCGTGCCCTTTATCCTCATGATGCCAACCTTGACTTTTTTCGCGCCGTTTTGACCGCCGATGCCGATTCGGCGCGCACTCTCTATCTCAAATTCCTCGAAGCCGATCCGCAGTCGCCCTATGCCGATCAGGCGCTTCTCCGACTCGGTCAGTACTATTTTGCGGTTCGCGACTATTCGACGGCGCGCAGTTATTTTGCCCGGCTCTTTCGCAACTTTATCGCCTCGCCGTTGAGGGATGATGCGCAGTTTCTCTATTGCCAATGCGTTTTGGCCGAGGATAAAGTCGATTCGGCGCGCGCCTTTTTGAATGCCTTTGTCCGCAGAGTATCCGAGTCTCCGTTTGTCGATCAGGCGGTGTGGGACCTGGAGCAGATCGGCGCCGCGGCTGCGCCGCCGAAGGCGGCCTATTATGCGGTTCAAGCGGCCGCTTTTCGCGATGAGGCAGCCGCCCAGGAAGCGGCGCAAAAAATTCGCCGCCTTTTCCCCCTTGTGGAAGTAAAATTTGATTCTCAATCGGGAAATTTGTGGTATATTTTGATCGGCAAGTTTAGCGATCGACAGCGCGCCGAACGCTACGCAGACCTTTATCTTCGTCCCACGCTCAAAAATGTGCGCATCGTTGCCGTAGAGAATTGA
- a CDS encoding tetratricopeptide repeat protein, protein MNEQVLYSIIGLAILVAFAGWFLMYRRPKPRPSVQNDYISGLYFLLWGDQDRALEKLRDVVRRDTDYIDAYILIGNIFREKGAYESAVKVHRDLLLRPNLTLQQQKTILMNLAQDYYKNGQLKWAQSTCDKLIELDKKDEWPKEFKRTLYESMEDWEGAFETLRRFGRMDKKERMTRLALYKVEQGLQLAKLGREHDARLCWREAIKWDEKCYPARLELVKSYFRENRNEDALEELQQTLIAIPEYADHALDAFQDKLYEMGRFDEIERLYNRIIDTHPHLIEAYISLAEIYSKKGELERAAELCRQALTHAPNHRRILLMLALIELKLGQTDTGLKQLEDILKKEAQQKNEFICAKCRTRQSSYFWRCTSCGAWNSAERL, encoded by the coding sequence ATGAATGAGCAAGTCCTATACTCGATTATCGGCCTCGCCATACTGGTCGCTTTTGCCGGATGGTTCCTTATGTATCGGCGCCCCAAACCGCGTCCCAGCGTTCAGAATGACTACATATCCGGCCTTTATTTTCTCCTCTGGGGTGATCAAGATCGCGCCCTGGAAAAGCTCCGCGACGTTGTCAGAAGGGACACCGATTACATCGACGCCTACATTCTCATTGGCAACATTTTTCGCGAAAAGGGCGCTTACGAGAGCGCCGTAAAGGTACATCGCGACCTCCTGCTGCGACCCAACCTGACTCTGCAGCAGCAAAAGACCATTCTGATGAACCTGGCGCAGGACTATTACAAGAACGGCCAGCTCAAGTGGGCACAATCGACCTGCGACAAGCTGATCGAGCTGGACAAGAAGGACGAATGGCCGAAAGAGTTCAAACGCACCCTTTATGAGAGCATGGAAGATTGGGAGGGCGCCTTTGAAACCCTTCGGCGCTTCGGCCGAATGGACAAAAAGGAGCGGATGACTCGATTGGCGTTGTACAAAGTGGAGCAGGGTCTTCAGTTGGCCAAGCTGGGCCGCGAACACGATGCCCGCCTTTGTTGGCGCGAAGCAATCAAATGGGATGAAAAATGCTATCCGGCGCGCCTCGAGTTGGTCAAGAGCTACTTTCGCGAAAACCGCAACGAGGACGCTTTGGAAGAACTGCAGCAGACGCTGATCGCCATTCCCGAATATGCCGACCACGCTTTGGACGCTTTTCAGGACAAGCTGTACGAGATGGGCCGCTTTGATGAGATCGAACGGCTTTACAATCGGATTATCGACACTCATCCTCACCTGATCGAAGCTTATATTAGTCTCGCCGAAATCTATAGCAAAAAGGGTGAACTGGAGCGGGCGGCCGAACTTTGCCGTCAAGCGTTGACTCATGCTCCTAATCATAGACGCATTTTACTGATGCTGGCGCTGATCGAGCTCAAGCTGGGTCAGACTGACACGGGTCTAAAGCAGCTCGAAGATATCCTTAAAAAAGAGGCGCAGCAGAAAAACGAATTCATTTGCGCCAAATGTCGGACACGGCAAAGCAGCTACTTCTGGCGCTGCACCTCCTGCGGGGCCTGGAATTCAGCCGAAAGGCTGTAG
- a CDS encoding LapA family protein — MWFVRWILTFILAAVLIAFAMQNSQVAVPVRFWQWETVNDVPLWVVMYVSFFAGIFVWAGVSLFQILGLKAANRRQARRIRALENELKHLRNAAVEDVLSPESLEEEKLKRAESGLHE, encoded by the coding sequence ATGTGGTTCGTTAGGTGGATTTTGACCTTTATTTTGGCGGCGGTGCTGATCGCCTTTGCCATGCAGAACTCGCAGGTTGCCGTGCCGGTGAGGTTCTGGCAGTGGGAGACCGTCAATGACGTACCATTATGGGTGGTTATGTATGTCTCCTTTTTTGCGGGTATATTCGTATGGGCAGGGGTTTCGCTGTTTCAAATTTTGGGATTGAAAGCCGCAAACCGCCGGCAGGCGAGACGAATTCGTGCGCTGGAAAACGAGCTGAAACACCTGCGCAATGCCGCAGTCGAGGACGTCCTGTCGCCGGAATCGTTGGAAGAGGAAAAACTGAAACGAGCGGAGAGCGGTCTGCATGAATGA
- the rpsA gene encoding 30S ribosomal protein S1, which yields MDQTINPNPTSNEEQNLASNLEGGLTAAPETADRSTAADFQDPIASQIKSQQVPSTGDPASLDIAKLDEMEKEYTEQEFEAMAKFYEDTLIDFKAGQVVVGRVLAIGEKEVSIDIGFKSEGTVPVEEFDNLSELKIGDSVEVLIDEIEDKEGFLVLSKRKADFMRTWDRVIESYERGEILRGQCIRRIKGGFVVDLGGVDAFLPGSQVDVRPVRDFDSLIGRTMDFKIVKVNHLRKNIVVSHRVLVEEEMKEQREKILAELQRGQVLEGIVKNITDFGVFIDLGGVDGLLHINDLSWGRVSHPSEVVSLDEKIKVVVLDFNENKDRISLGLKQLQPHPWEGVEEKYPVGSTVRGKVVSLSDYGAFVELEKGVEGLIHISEMSWTQHIKHPSKLLTVGEIVEAKVLSIQKDERKISLGLKQLEPDPWDTLAERYPIGSRHTGTVRNLTNFGAFVELEEGIDGLIHISDLSWTKKIRHPGEVVKKGDVVDVVVLNIDRENRRISLGYKQTQENPWDLFEERFKPGTKVEGKVVRLIEKGLLVELPDGVDGFVPMSQLAKENISKPADAYQIDDILNLTVIEFNKDSKKIVLSEKQVANLEEAKVRSEAEVAEAEQEFAVEPPAPTEKKSKKKAAEPPAEPAAEQPEGAAEA from the coding sequence ATGGATCAAACAATTAACCCTAACCCGACTTCGAATGAGGAGCAGAATTTGGCCTCCAACCTCGAAGGCGGCCTCACAGCTGCACCCGAGACAGCCGATCGTTCGACGGCTGCGGACTTTCAGGACCCGATCGCCTCGCAGATCAAATCGCAACAGGTACCGTCGACCGGCGATCCCGCCTCTTTGGACATTGCCAAGCTCGATGAGATGGAAAAAGAGTACACCGAGCAAGAGTTCGAGGCAATGGCCAAATTCTATGAAGACACTCTGATCGATTTCAAGGCAGGTCAGGTTGTCGTCGGCCGAGTTCTGGCGATCGGCGAAAAAGAAGTCTCTATCGACATCGGCTTCAAGTCCGAAGGTACTGTGCCGGTCGAAGAATTCGACAACCTGTCGGAATTAAAGATCGGCGATTCGGTTGAAGTGCTCATTGACGAAATTGAAGATAAGGAAGGCTTTTTGGTGCTTTCCAAGCGGAAAGCCGATTTCATGCGCACCTGGGATCGCGTCATCGAGTCCTATGAACGCGGCGAGATTTTGCGCGGCCAGTGCATCCGTCGCATCAAGGGCGGCTTTGTCGTCGATCTGGGCGGCGTCGATGCTTTTCTCCCCGGCTCGCAGGTCGATGTTCGCCCGGTGCGCGATTTCGATTCCCTCATTGGCCGCACGATGGATTTCAAAATCGTCAAAGTCAACCATTTACGTAAAAACATCGTCGTTTCCCACCGCGTGCTGGTCGAAGAGGAAATGAAGGAACAGCGCGAAAAGATTTTGGCGGAACTGCAGCGCGGCCAGGTTCTCGAAGGAATCGTCAAGAACATTACCGATTTCGGCGTGTTCATCGACTTGGGCGGGGTGGACGGCCTGCTCCATATCAACGATCTCTCTTGGGGTCGCGTCTCGCATCCGTCCGAGGTTGTGTCGCTTGACGAAAAGATCAAAGTCGTTGTGTTGGACTTTAACGAGAACAAGGACCGCATTTCGCTTGGACTGAAGCAGCTGCAGCCGCATCCGTGGGAAGGTGTGGAAGAGAAATATCCGGTCGGCTCTACTGTGCGCGGCAAAGTGGTCAGCCTTTCCGATTACGGCGCCTTTGTCGAGCTGGAAAAGGGCGTGGAAGGCTTGATTCACATTTCGGAAATGTCCTGGACCCAGCACATCAAGCATCCCTCGAAACTGTTGACGGTCGGAGAAATCGTCGAAGCCAAGGTACTGAGCATTCAGAAAGACGAGCGCAAGATTTCGCTCGGCCTGAAGCAGCTGGAGCCGGATCCGTGGGATACTTTGGCGGAACGTTATCCGATCGGTTCACGTCACACCGGTACGGTTCGCAACCTCACGAATTTCGGCGCGTTCGTCGAATTGGAAGAGGGTATTGACGGATTGATTCATATTTCCGACCTTTCGTGGACCAAAAAGATCCGTCATCCCGGTGAGGTGGTCAAAAAGGGCGATGTGGTCGATGTCGTGGTTCTGAACATCGATCGGGAAAACCGTCGCATCTCGTTGGGCTACAAACAGACGCAGGAAAATCCCTGGGATCTTTTCGAGGAGCGTTTCAAGCCCGGCACTAAAGTCGAAGGCAAGGTCGTGCGCTTGATCGAGAAAGGTCTTCTGGTAGAATTGCCGGACGGCGTCGACGGTTTTGTGCCGATGTCGCAACTGGCAAAAGAGAATATCAGCAAACCTGCCGATGCGTATCAGATCGATGACATTCTCAATCTGACGGTCATCGAGTTCAACAAGGACAGCAAAAAGATCGTCCTCTCCGAAAAGCAGGTGGCAAATCTGGAAGAAGCCAAAGTCCGCTCCGAGGCCGAAGTGGCCGAAGCCGAGCAGGAGTTTGCGGTAGAACCGCCTGCGCCGACGGAGAAAAAGTCCAAGAAAAAAGCGGCGGAACCGCCGGCAGAACCGGCGGCGGAGCAGCCGGAAGGAGCGGCTGAAGCTTGA
- a CDS encoding 4-hydroxy-3-methylbut-2-enyl diphosphate reductase — translation MKVVIDPNAGPCSGVRRALALLQQELQEHGECYALGEVIHNPTELARLEQAGLRTIAQEQAERGDLDSLR, via the coding sequence ATGAAGGTGGTGATCGACCCGAATGCCGGTCCGTGCAGCGGCGTTCGCCGCGCGCTGGCACTGCTGCAGCAGGAGCTGCAGGAACATGGCGAGTGTTATGCGCTCGGTGAGGTAATTCACAATCCGACGGAACTGGCGCGCCTCGAGCAGGCGGGTCTGCGGACGATTGCCCAGGAGCAGGCGGAACGCGGCGATTTGGACTCTTTGCGC
- the cmk gene encoding (d)CMP kinase, which translates to MTRKNGIIIAIDGPAGSGKSTAAKYAAHRLNYLYLDSGAMYRAATLLVLRHPEVMDDATRQAELVRSAIIELIKREEGLQVLLNGCDVSYEIRTPEVTRAIAPVAANPGVREELVKKQRLIGQDGGVVAEGRDIGTVVFPDAELKVFMTASLEKRAERRANELRKMGIEVNFEQIMEEIRRRDESDMMRAHGPLRRAKDALELDTTLLTIEQQVDVIVRWAKERGA; encoded by the coding sequence ATGACGCGTAAAAACGGCATTATCATTGCGATAGACGGCCCGGCGGGATCGGGGAAAAGCACTGCGGCCAAATATGCGGCGCATAGGCTCAATTACCTTTACCTGGACAGCGGCGCCATGTATCGCGCCGCCACTTTGTTGGTGCTTCGGCACCCCGAAGTCATGGATGACGCGACACGGCAGGCGGAACTTGTCCGTTCGGCAATCATCGAGCTGATCAAAAGGGAAGAAGGCCTGCAGGTTCTGCTGAACGGTTGCGACGTTTCCTATGAGATTCGCACGCCGGAGGTAACCCGCGCCATCGCACCGGTCGCCGCCAATCCGGGGGTACGCGAAGAGTTGGTCAAAAAACAGCGGCTCATCGGCCAAGACGGCGGCGTTGTGGCGGAGGGGCGCGACATCGGCACCGTCGTTTTCCCCGACGCGGAATTAAAGGTCTTTATGACCGCTTCATTGGAAAAAAGGGCGGAGCGGCGGGCAAACGAATTGCGCAAGATGGGCATAGAGGTTAATTTCGAGCAAATAATGGAAGAAATTCGCCGGCGCGATGAAAGCGACATGATGCGCGCTCACGGCCCGCTGCGCCGAGCAAAAGACGCGCTGGAGCTCGATACGACCCTGCTCACCATCGAGCAGCAGGTGGATGTGATCGTCCGCTGGGCAAAGGAGCGCGGTGCCTAA
- a CDS encoding rRNA pseudouridine synthase — protein sequence MRLNRYLALCGLASRRGAEELITAGRVTVNGKPVTDLATTVEEGRDRVCVNGVPVYPPRNKVYVLLNKPKGVITTAKDEKGRRSVLDLVKLKERVFPVGRLDRNSEGLLLLTNDGELAHRLMHPRFKVQKTYRVQLEQPFDPNDFSALTQGVELEDGRTQPCSARYYGPSPAQIEIRIREGRYHQVRRMFEQLGYSVRSLKRVQYGPLVLEDLPRGRWRMLKQQEVDALFKAVGLQRKGKPNDA from the coding sequence ATGCGGCTGAATAGATACCTGGCTTTGTGCGGTTTGGCTTCGCGGCGGGGCGCAGAAGAGCTGATCACCGCCGGTCGGGTGACGGTCAACGGCAAGCCGGTGACCGATCTCGCGACGACGGTGGAGGAAGGCCGCGATCGGGTGTGCGTCAACGGTGTCCCGGTTTATCCGCCGCGGAATAAAGTCTATGTACTGCTGAACAAGCCCAAAGGCGTCATTACCACCGCCAAAGACGAAAAAGGCAGGCGCAGCGTTCTGGATTTGGTCAAGCTGAAGGAACGGGTATTTCCCGTCGGACGGCTCGACCGCAACAGCGAAGGGCTACTCTTGTTAACCAACGACGGTGAACTTGCCCATCGGCTGATGCATCCGCGCTTTAAGGTACAAAAGACCTATCGGGTTCAGCTCGAACAGCCGTTCGATCCGAACGATTTCAGCGCCCTCACGCAGGGAGTCGAATTGGAAGACGGCAGAACGCAGCCCTGCAGCGCCCGCTATTACGGCCCAAGCCCCGCGCAGATCGAAATTCGCATCCGCGAAGGGCGCTATCACCAAGTCCGGCGCATGTTCGAGCAGCTGGGCTATTCGGTGCGCAGCCTCAAGCGCGTCCAATACGGGCCATTGGTGCTGGAAGATTTACCGCGCGGACGCTGGCGAATGCTGAAACAGCAGGAAGTGGATGCCCTGTTCAAGGCCGTCGGTCTGCAGCGCAAAGGGAAGCCGAATGACGCGTAA
- the scpB gene encoding SMC-Scp complex subunit ScpB, with the protein MDSYPLKTILEALIFASQTPLTEKQILAILPEETSESINAALAELQQDYAERPFTIKKISGGWQFVSRPEFSPWITRLFEEKARSRLSRAALETLAIIAFKQPISRVEVSAIRGVNSDGVIKTLLDARLITIAGRDQGPGRALLFKTTPEFLRYFGINDISDLPKPKEVEELLAAGEGSQLLKEMPEVGLEPVLEPEEARKDDAQAEQEQNSEQVDAAE; encoded by the coding sequence ATGGATAGCTATCCGCTGAAAACCATTTTGGAAGCCTTAATTTTTGCGTCACAGACGCCGCTCACAGAAAAGCAGATACTGGCAATTTTGCCGGAGGAGACGAGCGAGTCCATCAACGCCGCTTTGGCCGAACTGCAGCAGGATTACGCCGAGCGGCCTTTTACCATTAAAAAGATTTCGGGCGGATGGCAGTTCGTCTCGCGGCCCGAGTTTTCGCCCTGGATTACGCGGCTTTTTGAAGAAAAAGCCCGCAGCCGGTTGTCGCGCGCGGCCTTGGAAACTTTGGCCATCATTGCTTTCAAGCAACCAATCAGCCGCGTCGAAGTCTCGGCCATTCGGGGCGTCAACTCGGACGGCGTCATCAAGACTTTATTGGATGCGCGGCTGATAACCATTGCCGGACGCGACCAGGGTCCCGGGCGCGCGCTGTTGTTCAAAACGACGCCCGAGTTTTTGCGCTATTTCGGCATCAACGACATTTCCGATCTGCCCAAGCCGAAAGAAGTCGAAGAGCTGTTGGCGGCCGGCGAAGGCAGTCAACTCCTCAAGGAAATGCCGGAAGTCGGGCTGGAGCCGGTACTTGAGCCGGAGGAAGCGAGAAAAGACGACGCGCAGGCGGAGCAGGAGCAAAACAGCGAGCAGGTCGATGCGGCTGAATAG
- a CDS encoding segregation/condensation protein A has product MSYRVRLDAFEGPLDLLLFLIKKNEVDIYDIPIAEITRQFLEYLEIIQLLDIEAAADFILMAATLMRIKAQMLLPRPEVEEFEEIEDPRQELVYRLLEYKRFKDVAVDLAEKEKEAAKLFPRGAFKIEQSGFDEELLSASEVTLFDLVAAFKTILEKRSRVPVHRVVDVSVSLEERMEVVLAAVKDRVRIEFAELFAPEDDKLTMIVTFIAVLELIKQGKIRAVQSEPFAPIQIERVDG; this is encoded by the coding sequence ATGTCATATAGAGTACGACTGGATGCTTTTGAAGGTCCTTTGGATCTTCTATTGTTTCTCATCAAGAAAAATGAAGTCGATATTTACGACATCCCTATTGCCGAGATTACGCGGCAATTTTTAGAGTACCTGGAGATCATCCAGTTGCTGGACATCGAAGCGGCCGCCGATTTCATTCTGATGGCCGCCACGTTGATGCGCATCAAAGCGCAGATGCTTTTGCCGCGGCCCGAGGTGGAAGAATTCGAAGAGATCGAAGACCCGCGACAAGAGTTGGTCTACCGTCTATTGGAATATAAACGGTTCAAGGACGTCGCCGTCGATCTCGCCGAAAAAGAAAAGGAAGCGGCAAAGCTCTTTCCGCGCGGCGCGTTTAAAATCGAACAAAGCGGCTTTGACGAGGAGCTGTTGAGCGCCTCAGAAGTGACGCTGTTCGATTTGGTCGCGGCGTTCAAAACCATCCTTGAAAAGCGCAGCCGGGTGCCCGTTCATCGCGTTGTAGACGTCAGCGTGTCGCTCGAAGAGCGCATGGAAGTGGTTCTGGCGGCTGTGAAGGACCGAGTGCGGATCGAGTTTGCCGAACTGTTTGCGCCGGAGGATGACAAACTGACAATGATCGTCACCTTTATCGCCGTGTTGGAACTGATCAAGCAAGGGAAAATTCGCGCCGTGCAAAGCGAACCGTTTGCACCGATACAAATCGAAAGAGTCGATGGATAG
- a CDS encoding HNH endonuclease, producing MNSKVLLLNQNYEPLGIVSARKAVIMMFLQKVEIIESRNLLIRSQYLAIPLPSVIRLKSYAHVPFKRVELNRGNIMRRDGFVCQYCGTKKGPLTIDHVIPKTRGGDDSWENLVCACVSCNNKKGNRTPEEAGMTLLRGPKRPNYLFFMQHFIGMNEQCWKPYLYMN from the coding sequence ATGAACTCAAAGGTCCTTTTGTTGAACCAAAACTACGAGCCGCTGGGCATCGTCAGCGCGCGCAAAGCCGTCATTATGATGTTCCTGCAAAAGGTTGAAATCATCGAAAGCCGCAACCTTTTGATTCGGTCGCAGTATTTGGCGATTCCGTTGCCCAGCGTTATCCGCCTCAAGAGCTACGCCCACGTTCCGTTCAAGCGGGTGGAGCTGAATAGAGGCAACATTATGCGCCGCGACGGCTTTGTCTGTCAATACTGCGGCACAAAAAAGGGTCCTTTGACCATCGATCACGTGATCCCCAAGACTCGCGGCGGCGACGACAGTTGGGAGAACCTGGTCTGCGCATGTGTCAGCTGCAATAACAAAAAGGGTAACCGCACGCCGGAAGAAGCGGGTATGACGCTGCTGCGCGGCCCCAAGCGACCGAACTATCTTTTCTTCATGCAGCATTTCATCGGAATGAACGAGCAGTGCTGGAAGCCTTATTTGTACATGAATTAA